The Pochonia chlamydosporia 170 chromosome 1, whole genome shotgun sequence genome window below encodes:
- a CDS encoding glyceraldehyde-3-phosphate dehydrogenase (similar to Aspergillus terreus NIH2624 XP_001209501.1) has translation MTVKVGINGFGRIGRIVFRNAVEHPEIEVVAVNDPFIDTEYAAYMLKYDSSHGVFKGDIKKEADGLVVNGKKVKFFTERDPSAIPWKSAGAEYIVESTGVFTTTDKAKAHLAGGAKKVVISAPSADAPMYVMGVNEKTYDGKADVISNASCTTNCLAPLAKVIHDKFTIIEGLMTTVHSYTATQKTVDGPSGKDWRGGRGAAQNIIPSSTGAAKAVGKVIPDLNGKLTGMSMRVPTANVSVVDLTARIEKGASYEEIKQAIKDAADGPLKGILAYTEDDVVSSDMNGNTNSSIFDAKAGISLNNNFVKLVSWYDNEWGYSRRVLDLLAYIAKVDAGK, from the exons ATGACTGTCAAGGTTGGCATCAACGGCTTCGGTCGTATTGGCCGCATCGTCTTCCGCAACGCTGTCGAGCACCCCGAGATCGAGGTCGTCGCCGTCAACGACCCTTTCATCGACACTGAATACGCT GCCTACATGCTCAAGTATGACTCCTCCCACGGCGTCTTCAAGGGCGACATCAAGAAGGAGGCCGATGGTCTCGTCGTCAAcggcaagaaggtcaagtTCTTCACCGAGCGTGACCCCTCTGCTATCCCCTGGAAGTCTGCTGGCGCCGAGTACATCGTCGAGTCCACTGGTGttttcaccaccaccgacaaggccaaggcccaTTTGGCTGGtggcgccaagaaggtcGTCATCTCTGCTCCCTCTGCTGATGCCCCCATGTACGTGATGGGTGTCAACGAGAAGACCTACGACGGCAAGGCCGATGTCATCTCCAATGCTTCCTGCACCACCAACTGCCTGGCTCCTCTCGCCAAGGTCATTCACGACAAGTTCACCATTATTGAGGGTCTTATGACCACCGTACACTCCTACACTGCTACCCAGAAGACCGTCGACGGTCCCTCCGGCAAGGACTGGCGTGGTGGCCGTGGTGCTGCCCAGAACATCATCCCCAGCAGCACCGGTGCCGCCAAGGCTGTCGGCAAGGTCATCCCCGACCTCAACGGCAAGCTCACTGGCATGTCCATGCGTGTCCCTACCGCCAACGTTTCCGTTGTCGATCTGACTGCCCGCATCGAGAAGGGTGCTTCCTACGAGGAGATTAagcaggccatcaaggacGCTGCCGACGGTCCCCTCAAGGGCATTCTCGCCTACACCGAGGACGACGTTGTCTCCTCCGACATgaacggcaacaccaactcctccatcTTTGATGCCAAGGCTGGTATCTccctcaacaacaactttGTCAAGCTGGTCTCCTGGTACGACAACGAGTGGGGTTACTCCCGCCGTGTCCTCGACCTCCTTGCCTACATTGCCAAGGTCGACGCCGGCAAATAA
- a CDS encoding GYF domain-containing protein (similar to Cordyceps militaris CM01 XP_006669761.1), which yields MSSRHSAARPNRAGEDFARTHHNEAGDNDGNAKFDVRNPSILAPDSREEDAILDADVIGGRNATKRGAVNLDGYDSDSDNETFNAKAAGRKKGKVDINEQLDNYDAAGSGPAANGAEADDDDDDDDDMFAVAAEADAPKDEDDGDFDKSGKKRKDVRFLDATQIAGQDHTSKSGGRIRLDDQESEDDEVEAQLAAQEEDVDEEVGAGGLKRNAPKVEAFNLQAEMEEGQFDQSGNYVRKAGDPDAVHDNWLDGLSKKDMKKAAAAHEKRAAEARQQRLQEAEVLASDLLKKLILLLEPSESPLEALARLGKGQTKTKKIPKWKLKKMNKGAEDMETDTTDATQDPEQTRIKESINSITDAADKLLSRDYEEVYDQDRELLIRAYRRETGKDWVEPASRHQDIQQDANVEPVQQWEFRWTDGRDGGAKQGPFDKATMKAWQDAGYFAKGIEFRLVGGDDDAWTTEATFAS from the coding sequence ATGTCGTCCAGACATTCTGCGGCGCGACCAAACCGAGCCGGCGAAGACTTTGCTCGCACTCACCACAATGAAGCAGGCGACAACGATGGAAATGCAAAGTTCGATGTCCGAAATCCATCCATATTAGCTCCAGACTCaagggaggaggatgccATCCTTGACGCAGATGTTATAGGTGGCAGAAATGCTACAAAACGAGGTGCAGTCAACCTGGACGGCTACGACAGTGACTCAGACAACGAAACTTTCAACGCCAAGGCAGCGGGCcgcaagaagggcaaagTCGACATCAACGAACAGCTTGACAACTACGACGCCGCAGGGTCAGGTCCCGCAGCCAATGGCGCAGAAgccgatgacgatgacgatgacgacgacgacatgtTTGCAGTCGCCGCTGAAGCGGATGCTcccaaagacgaagacgatggcgaTTTTGACAAGTctggaaagaagaggaaggacGTCCGATTTCTCGATGCTACACAAATTGCCGGTCAGGATCACACTAGTAAAAGCGGCGGACGCATAAGGCTCGACGACCAAGAAAgtgaagacgacgaggtgGAAGCACAGCTGGCAGCACAGGAGGAGGACGTGGACGAGGAGGTTGGAGCAGGTGGTCTGAAGCGAAACGCGCCTAAAGTGGAAGCATTCAACTTGCAGGCTGAAATGGAAGAAGGCCAGTTTGATCAGTCTGGAAACTATGTACGCAAAGCTGGCGACCCAGATGCTGTGCACGACAACTGGCTAGACGGCCTGAGCAAAAAAGAtatgaagaaggctgctgctgcgcaTGAGAAACGTGCCGCCGAAGCGCGTCAGCAACGActccaagaagctgaagTTCTTGCATCTGacctgttgaagaagctgattCTGCTGTTGGAGCCTTCGGAGTCGCCGCTCGAGGCTCTGGCCAGATTGGGTAAAGGTCAGACAAAGACTAAAAAGATTCCCAAATGGAAACTCAAGAAGATGAACAAGGGCGCCGAAGACATGGAGACGGACACCACGGATGCTACCCAAGACCCTGAACAGACCAGAATCAAGGAATCTATCAATTCCATTACAGACGCAGCTGACAAATTGCTGAGCCGTGACTACGAAGAGGTTTATGACCAGGATCGCGAGCTGTTAATACGGGCATACCGGCGCGAGACCGGAAAGGATTGGGTTGAGCCTGCATCACGGCATCAAGACATCCAGCAGGATGCAAATGTTGAGCCAGTGCAGCAATGGGAGTTTCGGTGGACAGATGGCCGTGATGGAGGAGCGAAGCAAGGACCATTTGACAAAGCGACCATGAAAGCATGGCAGGACGCTGGCTATTTTGCCAAGGGCATTGAATTCCGGCTCGttggcggcgatgatgacgcTTGGACAACGGAGGCGACTTTTGCGTCGTGA
- a CDS encoding ubiquitin fusion degradation protein (similar to Verticillium alfalfae VaMs.102 XP_003004084.1): protein MFQPGFGGGFDPANPEHLYNMARGRRPIIQRFDEYYRCYPVVMAPGAERPELNYGSKIILPPSALDKVSKLHVQWPLLMEMINGEKGRHSHAGVLEFIAEEGRAYIPQWMMETLGMEVGDMIQIRTTSLELAKMVKLQPQSVNFLEISDPKAVLERAFRNFATLTKGDVFNFEYNDEIYEVAVLDVKPETDKMGVSMIETDVSVEFAPPVGYVEPEKKSGTNTPGSTRGGVPVGGIVHGQGTMAQAIGYSSIAPSVTSTPTNFIGEGLRLAKKGSKTSTPKPATPVPAEPAAPKSRTGAPAPLRLAPNKLFFGYEFKPLKTTEEKEQEKEDAKRPHFAGQGQSLRGTVKRKGEGDEKSKAPDKKGPSEGYRLDGRRPK, encoded by the exons ATG TTTCAACcggggtttggtggtggctttgATCCGGCCAACCCGGAGCATCTCTACAATATGGCCCGTGGTCGAAGACCGATAATCCAGCGATTCGATGAATACTACAGGTGCTATCCCGTCGTCATGGCCCCCGGTGCGGAGCGACCCGAGCTAAACTATGGTTCAAAAATCATTCTACCCCCATCAGCACTGGACAAAGTTTCAAAGCTGCACGTGCAGTGGCCActgctgatggagatgattaACGGGGAGAAAGGAAGGCATTCCCACGCTGGTGTGTTGGAGTTTATTGCCGAGGAAGGACGAGCATACATTCCCCAGTGG ATGATGGAAACGTTGGGTATGGAAGTTGGGGATATGATTCAAATCAGAACGACGTCACTCGAGCTGGCCAAAATGGTCAAACTACAGCCACAATCAGTCAACTTCTTGGAGATTAGCGATCCAAAAGCAGTTCTTGAGCGGGCATTCCGAAACTTCGCCACCCTGACCAAAGGCGATGTGTTCAACTTTGAGTACAACGACGAGATATACGAGGTTGCCGTATTGGATGTGAAGCCAGAAACAGACAAAATGGGCGTCAGTATGATTGAAACGGACGTATCAGTCGAGTTCGCACCGCCCGTCGGCTACGTCGAGCCAGAAAAGAAGAGCGGCACCAATACACCCGGCAGTACTCGAGGCGGCGTTCCAGTCGGAGGAATCGTTCACGGACAAGGCACCATGGCCCAGGCCATCGGCTACAGCTCTATTGCTCCATCAGTCACAAGTACTCCCACCAACTTTATCGGCGAAGGTCTGCGGCTCGCCAAGAAGGGCAGCAAGACTTCGACGCCCAAACCTGCGACACCCGTTCCTGCGGAACCGGCTGCACCCAAAAGCCGAACAGGGGCACCAGCACCGCTACGTCTAGCACCCAATAAGCTCTTCTTCGGGTATGAGTTTAAGCCGTTAAAAACGACGGAGGAGAaagagcaggagaaggaagacgCGAAGCGACCACACTTTGCTGGCCAGGGACAAAGTCTGCGCGGAACAGTCAAGCGAAAGGGTGAGGGGGACGAAAAGAGCAAAGCGCCGGATAAGAAGGGTCCAAGTGAAGGTTACAGACTGGACGGCCGTCGTCCAAAGTAA